A region of Fibrobacter succinogenes subsp. succinogenes S85 DNA encodes the following proteins:
- the gatB gene encoding Asp-tRNA(Asn)/Glu-tRNA(Gln) amidotransferase subunit GatB, which yields MSNYCPVIGLEIHCQLATKTKMFCGCEIEVNTSPNKHVCPVCLGMPGAMPVPNKKAVEYAIRLGLALNCEIDLNAMWTRKNYFYPDLPKGYQITQTGGLPVYDHPICKNGWLEIVKADGTKKRVGITRIHMEEDAGKLIHDMSPSQSHFDANRCGTPLCEIVTEPDIRSPEEAVLVLKKIKQTLEYTRVSNANMENGNMRCDGNISLRASEDAPFGIRAEIKNLNSFTNLEKALYCEMNLQASTLDAGKEVEQCTKRYDPNADKTIVIRSKEDAHDYKYFPEPDMVRLVTDPAFVEEIRRTLPELPDARRERFMKDFGVSEYDAQVLTEDRDVSEWYDTAAKNCKNGKVLANWVITELLAKMKDLEGGLSALKIKPEQLCALVNLIADNTINGKIAKTVFAEMFETGKDPEVIVKEKGLVQVTDTAAIEAVVREVCAANAAQFAEFKAGKVALKGFLVGMTMRKSGGKANPGLVNQILDKLAKEG from the coding sequence ATGTCTAATTACTGTCCTGTTATTGGTCTCGAAATCCATTGCCAACTCGCCACTAAGACAAAGATGTTCTGTGGCTGCGAAATTGAAGTGAACACAAGCCCGAACAAGCACGTTTGCCCTGTTTGCCTCGGTATGCCGGGTGCAATGCCGGTGCCGAACAAGAAGGCTGTGGAATACGCCATTCGCCTGGGCCTCGCTCTCAACTGCGAAATCGATTTGAACGCCATGTGGACTCGTAAGAACTACTTCTACCCGGACCTTCCGAAGGGTTACCAGATTACGCAGACGGGTGGACTTCCGGTTTATGACCATCCGATTTGCAAGAACGGCTGGCTTGAAATTGTAAAGGCTGACGGCACCAAGAAGCGCGTGGGCATTACCCGTATTCACATGGAAGAAGACGCCGGTAAGCTTATCCACGACATGAGCCCGTCCCAGAGCCATTTTGACGCAAATCGCTGCGGTACGCCGCTTTGCGAAATCGTGACTGAACCGGACATCCGTAGCCCGGAAGAAGCCGTGCTCGTCTTGAAGAAGATCAAGCAGACGCTCGAATACACTCGCGTTTCTAACGCCAACATGGAAAACGGCAACATGCGCTGCGACGGTAACATTTCTCTCCGCGCATCTGAAGACGCTCCGTTCGGTATCCGCGCTGAAATCAAGAACTTGAACAGCTTCACGAACCTCGAAAAGGCTCTCTACTGCGAAATGAACCTCCAGGCATCGACGCTCGATGCTGGCAAGGAAGTCGAACAATGCACCAAGCGTTATGATCCCAACGCCGACAAGACGATTGTGATCCGCTCTAAGGAAGACGCACACGACTACAAGTACTTCCCGGAACCGGATATGGTCCGCCTCGTGACTGACCCGGCCTTCGTCGAAGAAATCCGCCGCACCCTTCCGGAACTGCCGGATGCACGCCGCGAACGCTTCATGAAGGACTTCGGTGTTTCTGAATACGATGCCCAGGTGCTGACCGAAGACCGCGACGTGAGCGAATGGTACGACACCGCCGCCAAGAACTGCAAGAACGGTAAGGTGCTTGCTAACTGGGTCATCACGGAACTCCTCGCTAAGATGAAGGACCTTGAAGGTGGCCTCTCTGCTCTCAAGATCAAGCCGGAACAGCTTTGCGCTCTCGTGAACCTCATTGCAGACAACACCATCAATGGTAAGATTGCAAAGACCGTGTTCGCCGAAATGTTTGAAACGGGCAAGGATCCTGAAGTTATCGTGAAGGAAAAGGGTCTCGTGCAGGTGACTGACACCGCCGCTATCGAAGCTGTTGTTCGCGAAGTCTGCGCCGCTAACGCTGCACAGTTCGCAGAATTCAAGGCCGGTAAGGTTGCACTCAAGGGCTTCCTCGTGGGTATGACGATGCGTAAGTCCGGTGGCAAGGCCAACCCGGGTCTCGTGAACCAGATTCTCGACAAGCTCGCTAAGGAAGGGTAA
- a CDS encoding IMP cyclohydrolase, producing the protein MNYTEEAKQNFNDLSKNPYPGRGIVLGTSADGKSYVQVYWIMGRSVNSRNRVFEIEADTGFMKTKAFDESKLTDPHLIIYYPARHTKDVQIITNGDQTDTIYNAIKLGGTFESALRTRQYEDDAPNFTPRISGIHYKNAEPAIYKLSILKSRNNSEDAGCERMTFEFEKALPGLGHFISTYETDGKPIPSFNGFPKLMPIFNSAEETLKAYWDALNADNKVSLMVKWIDRETFEAKTIIVNKNV; encoded by the coding sequence ATGAATTACACAGAAGAAGCAAAACAGAATTTCAACGACCTCTCCAAGAACCCGTATCCGGGCCGTGGTATCGTGCTTGGCACAAGCGCCGATGGCAAGTCCTACGTGCAGGTTTACTGGATCATGGGTCGCAGCGTGAACAGCCGCAACCGCGTGTTTGAAATCGAAGCCGACACTGGTTTTATGAAGACCAAGGCTTTCGATGAATCCAAGCTCACGGACCCGCACCTCATCATTTACTATCCGGCTCGCCACACGAAGGACGTTCAGATCATCACGAACGGTGACCAGACGGACACGATTTACAACGCCATCAAGCTCGGTGGCACGTTCGAAAGCGCTCTTCGCACTCGCCAGTACGAAGACGATGCACCGAACTTCACGCCGCGTATTTCTGGCATCCACTATAAGAATGCTGAACCGGCTATCTATAAGCTCTCCATCCTCAAGAGCCGCAACAATAGCGAAGACGCAGGCTGCGAACGTATGACGTTTGAATTTGAAAAGGCTCTCCCGGGTCTTGGTCACTTCATCAGCACGTACGAAACCGATGGCAAGCCGATCCCGTCTTTCAACGGTTTCCCGAAGCTCATGCCGATTTTCAACTCTGCTGAAGAAACGCTCAAGGCTTACTGGGACGCACTTAACGCTGATAACAAGGTTTCCTTGATGGTCAAGTGGATTGACCGCGAAACCTTCGAAGCTAAGACCATTATCGTGAATAAGAACGTATAG
- a CDS encoding GntR family transcriptional regulator, with the protein MRDEIKQAILQQELKDGEMLPSVRKLMKTFGVSSGTIQGVLKQLSEEGLIYSIRGKGFFWGKAPDANDLAQMLSKTVHRETVLERLEREFSTDWEKGFLDPNRNLPLAKELSDRYNVSQTILRKFLIHKVNQGILVRRGRLYAFASPLKTKTVKNFSEILFVTRCNSWGGFTAESERELDFLRLVYQTAGEQHFKLILLGINEESGKLIDRSGKVCRLTDYPNAIGAVLSTLLVQNPHALLQLFYGVKYPVSVWWEHPLQNIPPRFLSKNNWAFFNSTFGEIPGQQLGKYLLQKGIKKVCYFSPYHNSSWSKDRLTGLMNSGLEVIAFTDDEFASPWDYKEIARQRVSRFSVESYARNLVKKKLLQFAKNVPEDCNCWVCVNDEVAGIFYEMSDDGDCTLPGDKTDPNVLGFDNSAESYLLRIASYDFNTSALIKQIFYYIENPDGFGNKKRLHQILGQVIEK; encoded by the coding sequence ATGCGTGACGAGATCAAACAAGCGATTTTGCAGCAAGAGCTGAAAGACGGGGAAATGCTCCCGTCTGTACGCAAGCTGATGAAAACGTTTGGAGTCTCGTCGGGAACTATCCAGGGCGTGCTCAAGCAACTCTCTGAAGAAGGGCTCATTTACAGCATCCGCGGCAAGGGATTTTTCTGGGGCAAGGCTCCGGACGCCAATGATCTTGCGCAAATGCTTTCGAAAACAGTCCATCGCGAAACCGTGCTCGAACGCCTTGAACGCGAATTTTCAACGGACTGGGAAAAGGGATTCCTCGACCCGAATAGGAATTTGCCGCTTGCAAAGGAACTCTCCGACCGCTACAATGTGTCGCAGACGATTCTCCGCAAGTTCCTGATTCATAAAGTGAATCAGGGCATTCTCGTGCGACGCGGGCGCTTGTACGCATTCGCCTCCCCGCTCAAGACAAAGACGGTCAAGAATTTCAGCGAGATTTTGTTCGTCACGCGATGCAATTCGTGGGGCGGCTTTACCGCCGAAAGCGAACGTGAACTCGATTTTTTGCGCCTCGTTTACCAGACCGCCGGTGAACAACATTTCAAGCTCATTCTGCTCGGCATCAACGAAGAAAGCGGCAAGCTCATTGACCGCAGTGGAAAAGTCTGCCGTCTGACAGATTATCCGAATGCTATCGGTGCAGTGCTATCGACACTCTTGGTGCAGAACCCGCATGCACTTTTGCAGCTCTTTTACGGCGTGAAGTACCCCGTCTCCGTGTGGTGGGAACACCCGCTGCAAAACATTCCACCGAGATTCTTGAGCAAAAATAACTGGGCGTTTTTCAACTCCACATTCGGAGAAATTCCGGGTCAGCAGCTCGGCAAATACCTATTGCAGAAAGGCATCAAGAAGGTCTGTTATTTTTCGCCGTACCATAACAGTTCCTGGTCTAAAGACCGCTTGACAGGCCTCATGAATTCAGGGCTAGAAGTCATTGCATTTACCGATGACGAATTTGCAAGCCCGTGGGACTACAAGGAAATCGCAAGACAGAGAGTCTCGAGATTTTCCGTCGAATCGTACGCCCGTAATCTCGTGAAGAAAAAGCTTTTGCAGTTCGCCAAGAATGTTCCTGAGGATTGCAACTGCTGGGTCTGCGTAAATGATGAAGTCGCAGGTATTTTCTACGAAATGAGCGATGACGGCGATTGCACATTGCCAGGCGATAAGACCGACCCGAACGTGCTCGGATTTGATAACTCCGCCGAAAGCTACTTGTTGCGCATTGCATCGTACGACTTTAACACAAGCGCACTTATCAAGCAAATTTTCTACTACATCGAAAATCCCGATGGCTTCGGGAATAAAAAACGCCTGCACCAGATTCTGGGGCAGGTCATTGAGAAGTAG
- the trmFO gene encoding methylenetetrahydrofolate--tRNA-(uracil(54)-C(5))-methyltransferase (FADH(2)-oxidizing) TrmFO, producing the protein MNERVRVIGGGLAGCEAALQLASRGFQVDLYEMRPNRQTPAHRDGHLAQLVCSNSFKALGITSAHGLLKAELTLLGSYLLDCAREAAVPAGDSLTVNRDIFSELVEKKIAEFPNITLHREEVTSLEGDCPTLVAAGPLASDALADDIFKRLGSNRLHFFDAIAPVVETDSIDFDHAFYMNRWEKGETADFINCPLDKETYTEFVNKLCEAEATEPRPFEKRELFEGCLPVEEMARRGYETLRHGPMRPIGLGLGNNGHLWYAVIQLRAENKQKTLFNMVGFQTRLKWGTQKEIFTMVPALRNAKFARLGCMHRNTFIESPKFLDKTLRLRPELDCAKDIPPTWFAGQITGSEGYTEAVATGWYAAWNMAQTILHGHADPLPDESCIGSLMNRLVEENEDFQPMNFNFGLLPHHEGLKKKNKKEILAERAERAVREWIAARNMA; encoded by the coding sequence ATGAACGAACGAGTACGTGTTATTGGTGGCGGTCTTGCAGGCTGCGAAGCGGCTTTACAATTGGCAAGCCGTGGTTTTCAGGTAGATTTGTACGAAATGCGCCCCAACAGGCAGACGCCCGCCCACAGGGACGGACACCTCGCCCAACTCGTCTGTTCTAACAGTTTCAAGGCTTTAGGCATTACCAGTGCCCACGGCCTTTTAAAAGCGGAACTCACTCTGCTCGGAAGTTACCTCCTGGATTGTGCGCGCGAAGCGGCAGTGCCAGCAGGCGATTCCCTGACGGTGAACCGCGACATTTTTAGTGAACTTGTCGAAAAGAAGATTGCAGAATTTCCGAACATCACGCTGCACCGCGAAGAAGTGACAAGCCTTGAAGGCGATTGCCCGACACTTGTTGCCGCAGGTCCTTTGGCAAGTGATGCTCTCGCCGACGATATTTTCAAGCGTCTTGGCAGTAATCGTCTGCACTTCTTTGATGCGATTGCACCTGTCGTCGAGACAGACAGCATCGACTTTGACCATGCGTTCTACATGAACCGCTGGGAAAAGGGCGAAACGGCAGACTTTATCAACTGCCCGCTCGACAAAGAAACTTATACAGAATTTGTGAACAAGCTCTGCGAAGCAGAAGCAACCGAGCCTCGCCCGTTCGAAAAGCGCGAACTTTTTGAAGGTTGCCTGCCGGTCGAAGAAATGGCGCGTCGTGGCTACGAAACTCTCCGCCACGGGCCCATGCGCCCCATCGGGCTTGGGCTTGGAAACAACGGACATCTATGGTATGCCGTAATCCAGCTCCGTGCCGAGAACAAGCAGAAGACTTTGTTCAATATGGTCGGTTTCCAGACGCGCCTCAAGTGGGGCACGCAAAAGGAAATCTTCACCATGGTGCCGGCGCTCCGCAATGCGAAATTTGCACGCCTCGGCTGCATGCACCGCAACACGTTTATCGAATCGCCGAAGTTCCTTGATAAGACGCTCCGCTTGCGTCCGGAACTCGATTGCGCCAAGGATATTCCGCCTACGTGGTTTGCAGGCCAGATTACGGGTTCTGAAGGTTATACCGAAGCTGTGGCAACTGGTTGGTACGCCGCTTGGAATATGGCGCAGACGATTTTGCACGGACACGCCGACCCGCTCCCAGATGAAAGCTGCATCGGATCCTTGATGAACCGCCTTGTCGAAGAGAACGAGGATTTCCAGCCGATGAATTTCAACTTCGGCCTCCTCCCCCATCACGAGGGACTCAAGAAAAAGAACAAGAAAGAGATTCTTGCCGAACGTGCCGAACGCGCCGTTCGTGAATGGATTGCAGCCCGTAACATGGCATAA
- a CDS encoding IMP cyclohydrolase, translated as MSEELVLKFVDPQPMRYGENSHQSAVFYRDPTCTEANLASAKQLWGKELSYNNIVDADAALEMAREFSDGNAVVIVKHMNPCGLATGETLREALEAAWAGDPVSAFGSVIAVTRKVDLKTAEFLKGKFVEILLAPAFDDDALKFLKNKSKDIRLLEVGEIKKATACKVYKHVIGGMLVQDRDIGTWEKFECVTKAQFPKNKEDLARFTWLVTKHTKSNAIVMCYEYKPGYFQVMGLGPGQPNRIDSNLRLCQPRVRDNVARLPEAKEFFDENGKLINEAGLKALEKKVFGEVVMGSDAFFPFPDNVEAAHDAGVRYIVQPGGSKKDDLSIESADKFGIAMVFTGMRHFRH; from the coding sequence ATGTCCGAAGAACTCGTTTTGAAATTCGTTGACCCGCAGCCGATGCGCTACGGTGAAAACTCCCACCAGTCCGCCGTATTCTACCGCGACCCGACCTGCACCGAAGCAAACCTCGCTTCTGCAAAGCAGCTCTGGGGCAAGGAACTTTCTTACAACAACATCGTCGATGCTGACGCCGCCCTCGAAATGGCTCGCGAATTCAGCGACGGCAATGCTGTCGTGATCGTAAAGCACATGAATCCGTGCGGTCTTGCTACGGGCGAAACGCTCCGCGAAGCTTTGGAAGCCGCTTGGGCAGGTGACCCGGTGTCCGCTTTCGGTTCTGTGATTGCAGTGACCCGCAAGGTCGATTTGAAGACTGCCGAATTCCTCAAGGGCAAGTTCGTTGAAATCTTGCTCGCTCCGGCTTTCGATGATGACGCTCTCAAATTCCTCAAGAACAAGTCCAAGGACATTCGCCTCCTCGAAGTGGGCGAAATCAAGAAGGCTACCGCTTGCAAGGTTTACAAGCACGTGATTGGCGGTATGCTCGTCCAGGACCGCGACATCGGTACTTGGGAAAAGTTCGAATGCGTAACGAAGGCTCAGTTCCCGAAGAACAAGGAAGACCTCGCCCGCTTCACTTGGCTCGTTACCAAGCATACAAAGTCTAACGCTATCGTGATGTGCTACGAATACAAGCCGGGTTACTTCCAGGTGATGGGTCTTGGCCCGGGTCAGCCGAACCGCATTGACTCGAACCTCCGCCTCTGCCAACCGCGCGTCCGCGACAACGTCGCACGCCTTCCGGAAGCAAAGGAATTCTTCGACGAAAACGGCAAGCTCATCAATGAAGCTGGTCTCAAGGCTCTCGAAAAGAAGGTCTTCGGTGAAGTCGTTATGGGTTCTGACGCATTCTTCCCGTTCCCGGACAACGTCGAAGCCGCACACGATGCCGGCGTCCGTTACATTGTTCAGCCGGGTGGCTCCAAGAAGGATGACCTTTCCATCGAATCTGCAGACAAGTTCGGCATCGCGATGGTGTTCACCGGAATGCGCCATTTCCGCCACTAA
- a CDS encoding NifU family protein, protein MNEEQSAKFSQKLQDIAKAPKYRGAIFQIEADEKGLALVDVKEASLKVYLMIDPECDKILETRFFTYGGPLFTALADSFCRKIQMATVDDACKITAESLEEELRDTPDVRAIPEDAVEIKQMNTLISKILLIYPEKKATAIIVREKMERIKYRTQTAEGRAEADAEWNALTKVQKIEKIEAWLHQTVRGTLQGDGGDVQILDLTDDNRLQIRYQGACAGCGSAMGGTLFYIEDELKNNVYYNLIVEPEDPLANLPQNPDVPGLDDNNPPASLF, encoded by the coding sequence ATGAACGAAGAACAAAGCGCTAAATTCTCTCAGAAGTTACAAGATATTGCTAAGGCTCCCAAGTACCGTGGGGCTATTTTCCAGATTGAAGCCGATGAAAAAGGCCTCGCCCTCGTTGATGTGAAGGAAGCGAGCCTCAAAGTCTACTTGATGATTGACCCGGAATGCGACAAGATTTTGGAAACGCGATTCTTTACGTATGGCGGGCCGCTCTTTACCGCCCTTGCCGATTCGTTCTGCCGCAAGATTCAGATGGCTACTGTCGATGACGCCTGCAAGATTACCGCCGAAAGCCTTGAAGAAGAGCTGCGCGATACACCGGACGTGCGTGCCATCCCGGAAGACGCTGTAGAAATCAAGCAGATGAACACTCTCATCTCAAAGATTCTGCTCATCTATCCCGAAAAGAAGGCCACGGCAATTATCGTTCGCGAGAAGATGGAACGCATCAAATACCGCACGCAGACAGCAGAAGGCCGTGCCGAAGCTGATGCCGAATGGAATGCGCTTACCAAAGTCCAGAAGATTGAAAAGATTGAAGCATGGCTGCACCAGACCGTCCGTGGAACGCTCCAGGGAGACGGTGGCGACGTACAAATTCTTGACTTGACGGATGACAACCGCTTGCAAATCCGCTACCAGGGCGCATGCGCCGGATGCGGCAGCGCTATGGGCGGCACGCTCTTCTACATCGAAGACGAGCTCAAGAACAACGTCTATTACAACTTGATCGTTGAACCAGAAGACCCGCTCGCCAACCTCCCGCAAAATCCAGACGTTCCTGGTTTAGATGACAACAATCCGCCTGCTAGTTTGTTCTAA
- the glgC gene encoding glucose-1-phosphate adenylyltransferase: MSWSYSREHQKNILCMIMAGGQGSRLQPLTRDRAKPAVHFGGTYRIIDFVLNNFINSGIFKIKVLTQFKSDSLNKHISAAWSLNASLDQYVDLVPAQMRTGDEWYRGTADAIFQNINLITDERPDLVAIFGGDHIYKMDINQMIDFHLSRAALLTIAAIPVPVEEAREFGIIEIDADNRMIGFEEKPKEPKQMPNRPGWCLASMGNYLFTSKFLVRELLKGANDGATDFGKHIIPRLYKEYPVYVYDFNTNIVRGEKASTKGYWRDVGTLDAFFEANMDLCSENPPFDLYNNYWPIRTYNWNQPPARFFAGDNESHQGAAVDSIVSAGCIIGGGTVVKSILSPGVTIQKDALVEESILFPNVTIGPGAKVRRAIVEKGLHIPAGFQIGYDLERDKQLFHVTESGIVVLAKDTIIKA, translated from the coding sequence ATGAGCTGGTCTTACTCAAGAGAGCATCAAAAGAATATTCTTTGCATGATCATGGCTGGTGGACAAGGGAGCCGTCTACAGCCCCTCACCCGCGACCGTGCAAAACCCGCCGTCCACTTTGGCGGAACCTACCGCATTATCGACTTCGTCCTCAACAATTTCATCAATTCCGGCATTTTCAAGATCAAGGTTTTGACGCAGTTCAAGAGCGATTCGTTGAACAAGCACATTTCTGCCGCCTGGAGCCTGAATGCAAGTTTGGACCAGTATGTGGACCTCGTGCCCGCCCAGATGCGTACGGGTGACGAATGGTACCGCGGTACTGCCGACGCCATTTTCCAGAACATCAACTTGATTACCGATGAACGCCCGGACCTCGTGGCTATTTTCGGTGGCGACCACATTTACAAGATGGACATCAACCAGATGATTGATTTCCACTTGAGCCGTGCAGCCCTCCTCACGATTGCGGCAATTCCTGTGCCGGTCGAAGAAGCTCGCGAATTTGGCATTATCGAAATTGACGCGGACAACCGCATGATCGGTTTCGAAGAAAAGCCGAAGGAACCGAAGCAGATGCCGAACCGTCCGGGTTGGTGCCTCGCCAGCATGGGCAACTACCTCTTCACGAGCAAGTTCCTCGTGCGTGAACTCCTGAAGGGCGCAAACGACGGTGCAACGGACTTTGGCAAGCACATCATTCCGCGCTTGTACAAGGAATACCCGGTGTACGTCTACGACTTCAACACAAACATCGTGCGTGGTGAAAAGGCTTCTACGAAGGGTTACTGGCGCGATGTGGGTACGCTTGACGCCTTCTTCGAAGCAAACATGGACCTTTGCTCCGAAAATCCGCCGTTCGACCTTTACAACAACTACTGGCCGATCCGTACTTACAACTGGAACCAGCCGCCCGCACGTTTCTTTGCGGGCGACAACGAAAGCCATCAGGGCGCAGCCGTCGATTCCATCGTTTCTGCGGGCTGCATTATCGGTGGTGGTACGGTCGTGAAGAGCATTCTCTCGCCGGGTGTTACCATCCAGAAGGACGCCCTCGTCGAAGAATCCATCCTCTTCCCGAACGTGACGATTGGCCCGGGGGCTAAGGTGCGCCGTGCTATCGTTGAAAAGGGCTTGCATATTCCGGCCGGTTTCCAGATCGGTTACGACCTGGAACGCGACAAGCAGCTCTTCCACGTGACCGAATCCGGCATTGTCGTCCTCGCCAAGGATACGATTATAAAAGCCTAG
- a CDS encoding glycoside hydrolase family 9 protein yields MRKHVVLGMVALGTAIATSASESTPYDLIRPVYPLKWDNDAFDKFELANTENTGLLPKEKKPESYKANAFIPDSLDQAYYDALNTHISPIRVNQAGYLTSDTERQFYYIGEATKFEIVDADGNSLSPAVTGDLTSKTTEVSSDWTIKAQTNALTLSRDRYTVSFAGSTGVLKAGKIPQSVPTDKRLRIKIGDEISSTFIVSDKVYSMVRDASLKFFGIQRSGESESWFHDKSHTKDGSGKFTYDDEEVSEFTPQEGALQGGWYDCGDHLKESMTMSYAFMSLAIMAATNESKDKDHYAYNQSETVNTDGIPDILREAKHGADFFIRSYNFANGIIDNMVVSVGNFGADHGYWGKPEEQDTLSAIRRGNASERDLRLGELGSNISGMIAAGLAIMGKQYAVYDKAYAETCLKIAEEMYDFAKSLAQGKSSYGDGKLFKYNKRAASWSTPAYNGNNEFYDDLALASVALLYATGKTVYADDALRSKDLVADQQLGNGAGFFEGGWFATNDKGFFKNAKNTSWANSYAFATYALYKLILADKTKATTEYGLSETEWLNAIEDCIADMIANLGDVSQDDGTASISLLPDAIGWKQGIVKYDANWFNMQTDLAWQYNAYQAGNIFEVLAYADVAADLEKKNLTLPNLGAVSWKSSEMWQLGINQLNYMLGVNPWDISFVYGVGDKNDAHPFHRASNPEGRNMENTKDYKYRVPVGALYGGTAPQAKSAIIPQNTSVEDYYISEACLAGSATLMAATTIVSSPAEEGSGQTVGIKKTTKPLKSATIDQNAVSLMIHASGNGQKLIQVFDLLGNTVYKANFNSENLSVPYSAMRHKGALQVRVFNGGKVAATKTIILK; encoded by the coding sequence ATGCGTAAGCATGTGGTTTTGGGAATGGTTGCATTGGGTACAGCTATAGCCACATCGGCATCAGAATCAACACCTTACGATTTAATTCGACCTGTCTATCCGCTCAAATGGGATAATGACGCGTTTGACAAGTTCGAACTAGCAAATACAGAAAATACGGGCTTATTGCCCAAGGAAAAAAAGCCTGAATCTTACAAGGCGAACGCCTTTATTCCAGATTCGCTAGACCAGGCTTATTACGATGCGCTAAACACGCATATTTCGCCTATCCGAGTCAATCAGGCGGGGTACCTGACATCGGACACGGAACGGCAATTCTACTATATCGGCGAAGCCACTAAATTCGAAATTGTCGATGCAGATGGCAATTCGCTCTCCCCTGCTGTCACAGGTGACTTAACGTCAAAGACAACAGAAGTCTCATCAGACTGGACAATTAAAGCTCAAACGAATGCTCTTACTTTAAGCCGCGATCGCTATACGGTTTCTTTTGCGGGGTCCACAGGCGTTCTCAAAGCGGGAAAAATACCACAAAGCGTCCCAACTGACAAACGCCTTCGCATTAAAATCGGCGATGAAATCTCGAGTACATTCATCGTAAGCGACAAAGTCTATTCCATGGTGCGTGACGCAAGCCTAAAATTCTTTGGCATCCAGCGTAGCGGGGAATCCGAATCCTGGTTCCACGACAAGAGCCACACCAAAGATGGCAGCGGTAAATTCACGTACGACGACGAGGAAGTTTCCGAGTTCACTCCGCAGGAAGGCGCTCTGCAAGGCGGCTGGTACGATTGCGGAGACCATCTCAAGGAATCGATGACCATGTCGTATGCGTTCATGAGTCTTGCCATCATGGCCGCAACAAACGAATCCAAGGACAAAGACCATTACGCCTATAATCAAAGTGAAACCGTAAATACAGACGGCATTCCGGATATTCTCCGCGAAGCAAAGCATGGCGCGGACTTCTTTATCCGATCCTACAACTTCGCCAACGGCATCATCGACAACATGGTCGTATCCGTCGGTAACTTCGGCGCTGATCATGGCTATTGGGGCAAGCCCGAAGAACAGGATACTTTGTCCGCAATTCGTCGAGGAAACGCAAGCGAGCGCGATTTGCGCTTGGGAGAACTTGGTTCCAACATCTCTGGCATGATTGCAGCAGGCCTTGCCATTATGGGTAAGCAATATGCCGTTTACGACAAAGCATACGCCGAAACCTGCTTAAAAATTGCCGAAGAAATGTACGACTTTGCGAAGTCTCTTGCCCAAGGAAAATCATCCTATGGCGACGGCAAATTGTTCAAATACAATAAGCGCGCAGCAAGTTGGTCCACTCCCGCCTACAACGGCAACAATGAGTTCTATGACGACTTAGCTCTCGCCTCTGTCGCTCTCCTGTATGCTACAGGCAAGACGGTATATGCCGACGATGCACTCCGCTCCAAAGACTTGGTCGCAGACCAACAACTCGGAAACGGTGCAGGATTTTTTGAAGGAGGCTGGTTTGCCACAAATGACAAGGGATTCTTCAAAAACGCAAAGAACACCAGCTGGGCCAATTCCTACGCTTTTGCAACGTACGCCTTGTATAAGCTGATTCTTGCTGATAAGACCAAAGCGACAACGGAATACGGACTTAGCGAAACGGAATGGCTCAACGCTATCGAAGACTGCATTGCGGACATGATTGCAAATCTTGGCGATGTATCGCAAGACGACGGAACCGCTTCTATCAGCCTGCTTCCCGACGCAATCGGCTGGAAACAGGGTATCGTTAAATACGATGCCAATTGGTTCAATATGCAAACGGATCTAGCCTGGCAGTATAATGCTTACCAAGCTGGCAATATTTTTGAAGTCCTTGCTTATGCCGATGTCGCCGCTGACCTCGAAAAGAAAAACTTGACACTCCCCAATTTGGGTGCTGTTTCGTGGAAATCGAGTGAAATGTGGCAGCTCGGAATTAACCAGTTGAACTACATGCTGGGAGTCAATCCCTGGGATATCTCGTTTGTCTACGGTGTAGGAGACAAGAACGATGCTCACCCGTTCCACCGTGCCTCGAACCCGGAAGGCCGAAACATGGAAAACACCAAGGATTACAAATACCGAGTCCCGGTCGGCGCGTTGTATGGCGGAACGGCCCCCCAAGCCAAGAGTGCTATCATACCGCAAAATACAAGTGTCGAAGACTACTACATTTCCGAAGCTTGCCTTGCTGGTTCTGCAACACTGATGGCCGCAACAACCATAGTATCAAGCCCAGCCGAAGAAGGTTCTGGACAAACCGTCGGAATCAAGAAAACGACTAAACCGCTCAAAAGCGCAACAATTGACCAGAATGCCGTATCCCTCATGATTCATGCCTCAGGCAACGGCCAAAAATTGATCCAGGTATTTGACTTGCTCGGCAATACAGTCTATAAAGCAAACTTCAACAGTGAAAACTTGAGTGTTCCGTATAGCGCCATGCGCCACAAGGGAGCATTACAGGTTAGAGTCTTTAACGGGGGTAAAGTAGCAGCAACAAAGACAATAATCCTAAAATAA